One part of the Mariniblastus fucicola genome encodes these proteins:
- a CDS encoding S9 family peptidase, producing the protein MRTVFLLLIILMSSPVAADETWQLPPQEVVDIIDAKPEPIVSFSPDSSWMLFLHLDAMPDIADIARRRLRLAGLRIDPQANARFQNSWYRGISLRKTDSKSDDTGKQLIQGDDAKIGWIRWSHDSKKFLFTQITDSGTALYVCLVESGEIRQLHDNLSTVMQSPQWMPDAKHVLLLAVPESRGAEPKPPVAPAGPSIQESAGNTSPTRTYQDLLKTPYDERLFEYYASNELIVVDLDGTVVKKFAAPDIYFGVNPSPDGKHLLVQRLQKPFSYLLTWRSFPHKVTVTDLDGNEQYLVADVPMEENIPIEGVRLGRRRIDWMSKRDATLIWGEALDGGDPNVEAPFRDQVSMLAAPFDAEPTPVIKTEHRWFGADFFSDANRVAMTEYDRDRRWVRTLLHDLSQPDVTPLTLVDRSVRDRYGDPGRLVQVPDETGHYVALQNGDDVFRFGNGASPKGNLPFVDSQSLSSLETKRLWRCEEGALEAPVRISGFADDDSGKAAVPILITDYEDTTSPSNYRRRDLSTDSYEPLTEFRDPTPQIRSIKKQLVTYKRKDGVPLSATLYLPGDYKEGTKLPLLVWAYPQEFNDPSTAGQVSGSDARFTRMRGITHLTFLTQGYAVMDAATMPIVGDPETMNDTFIEQIVDSAQAAIDKAVEMGVADRNRVGVGGHSYGAFMTANLMAHCDLFKAGIARSGAYNRTLTPFGFQSERRSYWDAKDIYHSISPFMHADKINEPLLLIHGDSDNNSGTFPIQSQRLYQAIKGNGGTVRLVMLPHESHGYRARQSVLQTQAEMIRWFAKHVKGE; encoded by the coding sequence ATGCGCACTGTATTTCTTCTGTTGATCATTCTTATGAGCTCACCCGTTGCTGCTGACGAAACCTGGCAACTGCCTCCACAGGAAGTCGTCGATATCATTGATGCCAAACCGGAGCCGATTGTCAGCTTTAGTCCGGATTCGAGCTGGATGCTGTTTCTGCACCTCGATGCCATGCCGGATATCGCCGACATCGCCCGTCGCCGGTTGCGATTGGCAGGATTGAGAATTGACCCGCAAGCCAACGCAAGGTTTCAGAATTCATGGTATCGCGGCATTAGCCTGCGAAAGACCGACAGCAAGTCTGATGACACCGGCAAGCAACTGATTCAGGGCGACGATGCCAAAATTGGCTGGATCCGTTGGAGTCACGATTCCAAGAAGTTTCTGTTCACGCAGATCACCGACTCTGGAACCGCGCTATACGTTTGCCTGGTCGAGTCGGGCGAGATTCGCCAATTGCACGACAACCTTTCGACTGTCATGCAGTCGCCACAGTGGATGCCGGACGCGAAACATGTGCTGTTGTTGGCCGTTCCGGAATCGCGAGGCGCCGAACCGAAACCGCCGGTGGCACCGGCCGGACCGTCGATTCAGGAGTCCGCGGGAAACACTTCGCCGACTCGAACGTATCAGGACTTGCTCAAGACTCCCTACGACGAACGGCTGTTTGAGTATTACGCCAGCAATGAATTGATCGTTGTCGATTTGGACGGCACTGTCGTCAAGAAATTCGCCGCACCGGATATTTACTTTGGCGTGAACCCCTCACCCGACGGAAAGCACTTGCTGGTCCAGCGACTGCAAAAGCCATTTTCATATCTGCTGACCTGGCGATCGTTTCCGCACAAAGTTACCGTGACCGATCTTGATGGCAACGAGCAATATTTGGTCGCCGATGTTCCGATGGAGGAGAATATTCCGATCGAAGGTGTTCGGCTTGGCCGGCGGCGAATCGACTGGATGTCGAAGCGAGACGCGACGTTGATCTGGGGCGAAGCTCTCGACGGTGGAGACCCGAACGTGGAAGCTCCGTTTCGCGATCAGGTTTCGATGCTGGCCGCTCCGTTTGATGCCGAGCCAACTCCAGTCATCAAGACCGAACATCGTTGGTTCGGAGCAGACTTTTTCAGTGACGCAAATCGGGTCGCGATGACGGAGTACGATCGTGATCGACGATGGGTCCGCACGCTGCTTCACGACTTGAGCCAGCCGGACGTGACGCCGTTGACGTTGGTCGATCGGAGCGTTCGCGATCGATACGGCGATCCCGGGCGGCTTGTTCAGGTGCCAGACGAAACAGGTCATTACGTGGCGCTGCAAAACGGTGACGACGTTTTTCGGTTCGGTAACGGAGCATCGCCCAAGGGCAATCTTCCGTTCGTCGACAGCCAGAGTCTTTCCAGCCTGGAAACGAAACGCCTTTGGCGTTGTGAAGAGGGAGCCCTCGAGGCGCCGGTTCGAATTTCTGGATTTGCCGACGACGATTCCGGGAAGGCTGCTGTTCCGATTTTGATAACGGACTACGAGGACACAACTTCGCCGTCCAACTATCGCCGCCGAGACCTTTCCACCGACTCGTACGAGCCACTGACGGAATTCCGTGACCCGACACCGCAGATTCGCTCGATCAAGAAACAATTGGTCACGTACAAACGGAAAGACGGCGTTCCGTTATCCGCAACGCTGTATCTCCCCGGCGACTACAAAGAAGGCACGAAGCTTCCGTTGCTGGTATGGGCTTATCCACAGGAGTTCAATGACCCGTCAACTGCTGGACAGGTTTCAGGTTCCGACGCCAGATTCACTCGTATGCGAGGCATCACGCATCTGACGTTTTTGACTCAGGGATACGCCGTGATGGACGCGGCCACCATGCCGATCGTTGGCGATCCGGAAACCATGAACGATACCTTTATCGAACAGATCGTCGATTCGGCTCAGGCGGCGATCGACAAGGCGGTCGAAATGGGTGTCGCGGATCGGAATCGCGTTGGCGTCGGTGGGCACAGCTATGGAGCTTTCATGACCGCCAACCTGATGGCTCATTGCGACCTGTTCAAAGCCGGCATCGCCCGGTCGGGCGCTTACAATCGAACGCTGACTCCGTTTGGATTTCAGTCCGAACGACGTAGCTATTGGGACGCCAAGGATATCTACCATTCGATCAGCCCGTTCATGCACGCGGACAAAATCAATGAGCCACTATTGTTGATCCACGGCGACAGTGACAACAACAGTGGTACGTTCCCAATCCAAAGCCAGCGACTCTATCAGGCGATCAAAGGGAATGGTGGAACGGTTCGCCTGGTGATGTTGCCGCACGAGTCGCACGGCTATCGGGCTCGGCAAAGTGTGCTGCAGACTCAGGCGGAGATGATTCGCTGGTTTGCGAAACACGTTAAAGGCGAATAG
- a CDS encoding glutamine amidotransferase → MFSNLFTSSPAVWAGLIAGLVALPILIHLINLVRHKTIEWAAMDFLLKSHRKNRNWVWLKQLLLLLSRIAILLLGLFLLSQVGCENDRIAALLGGRSTHHYVLVDDSFSMSDRDAQGTAMDRARSTILQIVSRARSRGNHRISLLRYSGFEPLDESESLVPAFDIENQTVDSSFARQVESSLAGLRPSAFPVDSQRSLEAVADLVKARTQENAIVYLLSDFREKDWQQTSSIGQSLESLSDSGAAVELIRCVKTVHANLAVTGLKPIGNVRVAETPLMMEVTVSNFSEDIANKVQVEVGSTVFRRPALGSADSDASTEELPTVFIESIEPGQSETRIFPVYFGQVGQHSVTATIGEDAVAKDNVRNCVVDIESNADVLIVYRPNRQHADFLSLALNPNSMTGIRAEVQTADFLRDATAESLSRFDVIFLCDVGQIDEGAVKNVKSFVADGGGLVYFAGPNTNFGFFNLNFYENGQGLLPVELADELDVDEREDGMPADIVAATHPIFAPVNDVRNSLLDLVQVKKTLRPSFSWLQKPPSQAKVLATLRGNRQMPLVIDGQYQKGRTMLFMTTAGPQWNNWMRNATFPPILLLLQDYLASGKFPHDDRLVGDVVEILKPTGSVTPDVTLLSPTESEDRIESKIRLSQTDEGLRGQIGESLQSIINRSTGVPGVYELRFRQMDSTSAVERVALNVDHAESDLQLARDDKLSQVFGDQLPAITNWDQFNAEPKQKSVSSLNRLLLLLLVALLVAEQTLGWMCSYH, encoded by the coding sequence ATGTTCAGCAATCTGTTTACCTCTTCGCCCGCTGTTTGGGCTGGTTTGATCGCCGGACTGGTCGCCCTGCCGATTCTGATTCACCTGATCAATCTCGTTCGCCACAAGACCATCGAATGGGCGGCGATGGATTTTCTGCTCAAGAGCCATCGCAAAAATCGCAACTGGGTATGGCTGAAGCAGCTCTTGTTGCTGCTGTCGCGGATCGCAATTTTGTTGCTGGGATTGTTTTTGCTATCGCAAGTCGGCTGCGAAAACGATCGAATTGCGGCGCTGCTTGGCGGTCGCTCCACGCATCATTACGTGCTGGTCGATGACAGTTTTTCGATGTCGGATCGCGACGCACAGGGCACGGCAATGGATCGAGCCCGTTCGACGATTTTGCAAATTGTCAGCCGTGCTCGTAGTCGTGGCAACCATCGCATTTCACTGCTGAGGTACTCCGGATTCGAGCCATTGGACGAATCAGAATCGCTGGTGCCAGCTTTTGACATCGAAAACCAAACGGTTGATTCTTCGTTTGCCCGCCAAGTCGAATCGTCGTTGGCAGGCTTGCGGCCTTCGGCGTTCCCCGTTGATTCGCAGAGGTCACTCGAAGCGGTCGCCGATCTGGTGAAAGCACGGACTCAGGAAAACGCGATCGTCTATCTGCTTTCGGACTTCCGGGAAAAAGACTGGCAGCAAACCAGTTCGATTGGCCAATCGCTAGAATCGCTTTCTGACTCCGGCGCCGCGGTCGAACTGATTCGATGCGTCAAAACAGTCCACGCGAATCTTGCCGTCACGGGTCTGAAGCCGATTGGAAACGTGCGTGTAGCTGAAACGCCTTTGATGATGGAAGTCACCGTCAGTAACTTTTCGGAAGACATTGCCAATAAGGTTCAGGTTGAGGTCGGCTCCACAGTTTTCAGACGCCCTGCTCTGGGGTCTGCAGACTCCGATGCGTCGACCGAGGAATTGCCAACGGTCTTCATCGAGTCAATTGAACCTGGCCAATCGGAAACGCGAATCTTTCCGGTTTACTTTGGTCAAGTCGGACAGCACAGCGTCACGGCGACGATCGGCGAAGACGCGGTCGCGAAGGACAATGTGCGGAATTGCGTGGTCGATATTGAGTCCAATGCAGACGTGCTCATTGTGTACCGTCCGAATCGTCAACATGCAGATTTTCTGTCGCTGGCTCTGAATCCAAACAGCATGACGGGCATCCGTGCCGAAGTTCAGACGGCTGACTTTCTGAGAGATGCCACCGCTGAATCGCTGTCTCGGTTCGACGTCATTTTTCTCTGCGACGTCGGACAAATCGATGAGGGGGCTGTCAAGAATGTGAAGTCGTTCGTGGCTGATGGCGGAGGGTTGGTTTACTTCGCCGGCCCGAATACCAATTTTGGGTTTTTCAATCTGAACTTCTATGAAAACGGCCAAGGATTGCTGCCTGTCGAGCTTGCGGATGAACTGGACGTCGACGAACGCGAAGATGGGATGCCAGCGGATATTGTGGCTGCAACGCATCCGATTTTCGCACCGGTCAACGATGTGCGGAACTCATTGTTGGACCTGGTGCAAGTCAAGAAGACGCTGAGACCCTCGTTTTCGTGGCTGCAGAAACCTCCCTCGCAAGCCAAAGTTCTTGCGACGCTTCGCGGCAATCGGCAGATGCCATTGGTGATCGACGGACAATACCAAAAAGGCCGGACGATGTTGTTCATGACCACTGCCGGGCCTCAGTGGAACAACTGGATGCGCAACGCAACCTTTCCGCCGATCCTTCTCTTGCTGCAGGATTATCTGGCCAGCGGCAAGTTCCCTCACGACGATCGATTGGTCGGCGATGTGGTCGAAATACTCAAACCGACTGGTTCGGTGACTCCGGATGTTACGTTGTTGAGTCCCACAGAATCGGAAGATCGGATTGAAAGCAAGATTCGGCTTTCGCAGACCGACGAGGGACTGCGAGGGCAGATTGGTGAGAGCCTTCAATCGATCATCAATCGAAGCACAGGAGTTCCCGGAGTCTATGAATTGCGTTTTCGCCAAATGGACTCAACCTCAGCGGTAGAACGTGTTGCATTGAATGTCGATCACGCAGAAAGCGACTTGCAACTGGCTCGCGACGACAAGCTGTCGCAAGTTTTCGGCGATCAGCTTCCTGCGATCACGAACTGGGATCAGTTTAACGCAGAGCCAAAGCAAAAATCCGTCTCGTCGCTCAATCGACTGCTGCTGTTATTGTTGGTCGCCTTGCTGGTTGCCGAACAAACGCTGGGTTGGATGTGCAGCTACCATTAG